A single Rattus norvegicus strain BN/NHsdMcwi chromosome 5, GRCr8, whole genome shotgun sequence DNA region contains:
- the Ccdc17 gene encoding coiled-coil domain-containing protein 17 isoform X8, with protein MADYSGKSGLLPCESCDMVFRSRALLAKHTKRFCIGGLTPEVTLKTQPSVAMEQRGTKVRTASCRGRLSSKPYSLFSSPRSQIMAQEQRRSDQEATKSSLKRLTEETELLRLSLQKIGPWATDTSQTAGSPEERLRDLQGTRARRVEETEAQSRALKQRGEELKRRLHSVAGPKGGLPRPIVLERELRELREEASRTRGALQTLGARVQALQPQPAHQQDAKRVVEFCCLPLRYNPETLAEEIRAGLVIFYDFLRGLEASWIWVQLMTSLARDGQDTGGATALPPALCLPPPSASGPIGNCAILASRQPVPRLPPSPLLSLICKLQAWQGVTWTPQPKAWASLLLFDQSLRVLSGRWRLPLRVPPTTSLSFAQMNEMPQVSVEGRDWLHPKIPMEYHFLCQAGQAELFLRLVNARDTDAQTLAEINPASAHEYQYPPMMSSSSSLESSFFTHSSGIADPPPPTEETFVSVEDKDEHLSPHQF; from the exons ATGGCCGATTACTCTGGGAAGTCAGGACTTTTGCCCTGTGAGTCCTGTGATATGGTTTTCCGCTCCAGAGCTTTGTTGGCCAAACACACCAAGCGATTCTGCATTGGCGGACTGACTCCGGAGGTAACACTTAAAACACAGCCTTCAGTAGCCATGGAACAACGAGGCACCAAGGTAAGAACCGCCAGTTGCCGGGGTAGGCTGTCCAGCAAGCCGTATTCTCTGTTTTCATCTCCCCGCTCCCAGATTATGGCACAAGAACAGAGGCGTTCAGATCAGGAGGCCACCAAATCTTCTCTAAAGAGACTGACAGAGGAG ACGGAGTTGCTGAGACTGTCCCTACAGAAAATAGGTCCCTGGGCGACTGACACTTCCCAGACTGCAGGGAGCCCTGAGGAGAGGCTGCGAGACTTGCAGGGAACACGAGCCAGACGCGTGGAGGAAACTGAAGCGCAAAGCCGAGCGCTGAAGCAACGCGGCGAAG AATTAAAACGGCGCCTCCACAGCGTAGCGGGACCCAAGGGAGGATTACCCCGCCCAATAGTCTTGGAGCGCGAACTCAGAGAACTCAGGGAAGAGGCCAGCCGGACACGGGGAGCGCTGCAAACGTTAGGAGCGCGTGTTCAGGCGCTCCAGCCTCAGCCCGC CCACCAGCAGGACGCCAAAAGGGTAGTGGAATTCTGTTGCCTGCCCCTACGGTACAACCCGGAAACGCTTGCTGAAGAGATCCG GGCTGGCCTTGTCATTTTCTATGACTTCCTGCGGGGCCTTGAGGCTTCTTGGATTTGGGTGCAGCTAATGACAAGCTTGGCCCGAGATGGACAGGATACAGGAGGGGCCACAGCACTACCTCCAGCACTTTGCTTGCCGCCACCTTCAGCTTCTGGACCTATAGGCAACTGTGCTATCCTCGCAAGCAGGCAACCTGTGCCGAG GCTGCCTCCATCACCACTGCTATCTTTGATCTGCAAACTACAGGCCTGGCAGGGTGTTACATGGACACCACAACCAAAGGCTTGGGCCTCACTACTGCTATTTGACCAAAGTCTGAGGGTGCTTAGTGGCCGTTGGCGCCTCCCACTTCGGGTCCCTCCTACCACCAGCCTCAGCTTTGCCCAGATGAATGAGATGCCCCAGGTAAGTGTAGAGGGTAGAGACTGGTTGCACCCCAAGATTCCAATGGAGTACCACTTCCTCTGTCAGGCCGGCCAAGCTGAGCTCTTTCTGAGGCTGGTAAACGCAAGAGATACAGATGCCCAGACATTGGCAGAGATCAATCCAGCAAGTGCCCATGAGTACCAGTACCCACCAATG ATGTCCAGTTCATCTTCCCTGGAATCCAGTTTCTTCACCCACAGTTCTGGCATTGCTGACCCTCCACCTCCCACAGAAGAGACTTTTGTCAGTGTCGAGGATAAAGATGAGCACTTGAGTCCTCACCAGTTTTGA
- the Ccdc17 gene encoding coiled-coil domain-containing protein 17 isoform X15, which translates to MADYSGKSGLLPCESCDMVFRSRALLAKHTKRFCIGGLTPEVTLKTQPSVAMEQRGTKIMAQEQRRSDQEATKSSLKRLTEETELLRLSLQKIGPWATDTSQTAGSPEERLRDLQGTRARRVEETEAQSRALKQRGEELKRRLHSVAGPKGGLPRPIVLERELRELREEASRTRGALQTLGARVQALQPQPAHQQDAKRVVEFCCLPLRYNPETLAEEIRVLREVYVRGGGRDPEVLDKILQLQVEASALELRRSQNRKEKASAASEEALMVEAENRILEAEILALQKQKVLSLSPWGSRDLWRHLSRRSDNSLLPPPVAPPMPPVTSSTKVQDFHGTSKAIINGTMTRNLGLDLHFLPASNVLGPAPYDPGAGLVIFYDFLRGLEASWIWVQLMTSLARDGQDTGGATALPPALCLPPPSASGPIGNCAILASRQPVPRLPPSPLLSLICKLQAWQGVTWTPQPKAWASLLLFDQSLRVLSGRWRLPLRVPPTTSLSFAQMNEMPQAGQAELFLRLVNARDTDAQTLAEINPASAHEYQYPPMMSSSSSLESSFFTHSSGIADPPPPTEETFVSVEDKDEHLSPHQF; encoded by the exons ATGGCCGATTACTCTGGGAAGTCAGGACTTTTGCCCTGTGAGTCCTGTGATATGGTTTTCCGCTCCAGAGCTTTGTTGGCCAAACACACCAAGCGATTCTGCATTGGCGGACTGACTCCGGAGGTAACACTTAAAACACAGCCTTCAGTAGCCATGGAACAACGAGGCACCAAG ATTATGGCACAAGAACAGAGGCGTTCAGATCAGGAGGCCACCAAATCTTCTCTAAAGAGACTGACAGAGGAG ACGGAGTTGCTGAGACTGTCCCTACAGAAAATAGGTCCCTGGGCGACTGACACTTCCCAGACTGCAGGGAGCCCTGAGGAGAGGCTGCGAGACTTGCAGGGAACACGAGCCAGACGCGTGGAGGAAACTGAAGCGCAAAGCCGAGCGCTGAAGCAACGCGGCGAAG AATTAAAACGGCGCCTCCACAGCGTAGCGGGACCCAAGGGAGGATTACCCCGCCCAATAGTCTTGGAGCGCGAACTCAGAGAACTCAGGGAAGAGGCCAGCCGGACACGGGGAGCGCTGCAAACGTTAGGAGCGCGTGTTCAGGCGCTCCAGCCTCAGCCCGC CCACCAGCAGGACGCCAAAAGGGTAGTGGAATTCTGTTGCCTGCCCCTACGGTACAACCCGGAAACGCTTGCTGAAGAGATCCG GGTGCTACGTGAGGTCTACGTGCGCGGTGGAGGCCGGGACCCAGAAGTTCTGGACAAAATATTACAACTGCAAGTGGAGGCGTCAGCACTGGAATTGCGGCGGTCGCAAAACCGCAAGG AAAAAGCAAGTGCCGCCTCTGAGGAGGCTCTAATGGTGGAAGCCGAaaacaggatcctggaggcagaaatTCTGGCCTTGCAGAAGCAGAAAGTCCTGAGTCTGTCGCCCTGGG GTTCCAGGGATCTCTGGCGACACTTGAGTAGAAGGAGTGAtaactccctcctccctccaccagTTGCACCCCCAATGCCACCAGTTACAAGTTCCACAAAAGTCCAGGACTTCCACGGCACTTCAAAGGCT ATAATTAATGGAACCATGACAAGAAACTTGGGTCTGGATCTCCACTTCCTACCAGCATCGAATGTTCTAGGTCCTGCACCCTATGATCCTGG GGCTGGCCTTGTCATTTTCTATGACTTCCTGCGGGGCCTTGAGGCTTCTTGGATTTGGGTGCAGCTAATGACAAGCTTGGCCCGAGATGGACAGGATACAGGAGGGGCCACAGCACTACCTCCAGCACTTTGCTTGCCGCCACCTTCAGCTTCTGGACCTATAGGCAACTGTGCTATCCTCGCAAGCAGGCAACCTGTGCCGAG GCTGCCTCCATCACCACTGCTATCTTTGATCTGCAAACTACAGGCCTGGCAGGGTGTTACATGGACACCACAACCAAAGGCTTGGGCCTCACTACTGCTATTTGACCAAAGTCTGAGGGTGCTTAGTGGCCGTTGGCGCCTCCCACTTCGGGTCCCTCCTACCACCAGCCTCAGCTTTGCCCAGATGAATGAGATGCCCCAG GCCGGCCAAGCTGAGCTCTTTCTGAGGCTGGTAAACGCAAGAGATACAGATGCCCAGACATTGGCAGAGATCAATCCAGCAAGTGCCCATGAGTACCAGTACCCACCAATG ATGTCCAGTTCATCTTCCCTGGAATCCAGTTTCTTCACCCACAGTTCTGGCATTGCTGACCCTCCACCTCCCACAGAAGAGACTTTTGTCAGTGTCGAGGATAAAGATGAGCACTTGAGTCCTCACCAGTTTTGA
- the Ccdc17 gene encoding coiled-coil domain-containing protein 17 isoform X12 — protein MVEAENRILEAEILALQKQKVLSLSPWGSRDLWRHLSRRSDNSLLPPPVAPPMPPVTSSTKVQDFHGTSKAIINGTMTRNLGLDLHFLPASNVLGPAPYDPGAGLVIFYDFLRGLEASWIWVQLMTSLARDGQDTGGATALPPALCLPPPSASGPIGNCAILASRQPVPRLPPSPLLSLICKLQAWQGVTWTPQPKAWASLLLFDQSLRVLSGRWRLPLRVPPTTSLSFAQMNEMPQVSVEGRDWLHPKIPMEYHFLCQAGQAELFLRLVNARDTDAQTLAEINPASAHEYQYPPMMSSSSSLESSFFTHSSGIADPPPPTEETFVSVEDKDEHLSPHQF, from the exons ATGGTGGAAGCCGAaaacaggatcctggaggcagaaatTCTGGCCTTGCAGAAGCAGAAAGTCCTGAGTCTGTCGCCCTGGG GTTCCAGGGATCTCTGGCGACACTTGAGTAGAAGGAGTGAtaactccctcctccctccaccagTTGCACCCCCAATGCCACCAGTTACAAGTTCCACAAAAGTCCAGGACTTCCACGGCACTTCAAAGGCT ATAATTAATGGAACCATGACAAGAAACTTGGGTCTGGATCTCCACTTCCTACCAGCATCGAATGTTCTAGGTCCTGCACCCTATGATCCTGG GGCTGGCCTTGTCATTTTCTATGACTTCCTGCGGGGCCTTGAGGCTTCTTGGATTTGGGTGCAGCTAATGACAAGCTTGGCCCGAGATGGACAGGATACAGGAGGGGCCACAGCACTACCTCCAGCACTTTGCTTGCCGCCACCTTCAGCTTCTGGACCTATAGGCAACTGTGCTATCCTCGCAAGCAGGCAACCTGTGCCGAG GCTGCCTCCATCACCACTGCTATCTTTGATCTGCAAACTACAGGCCTGGCAGGGTGTTACATGGACACCACAACCAAAGGCTTGGGCCTCACTACTGCTATTTGACCAAAGTCTGAGGGTGCTTAGTGGCCGTTGGCGCCTCCCACTTCGGGTCCCTCCTACCACCAGCCTCAGCTTTGCCCAGATGAATGAGATGCCCCAGGTAAGTGTAGAGGGTAGAGACTGGTTGCACCCCAAGATTCCAATGGAGTACCACTTCCTCTGTCAGGCCGGCCAAGCTGAGCTCTTTCTGAGGCTGGTAAACGCAAGAGATACAGATGCCCAGACATTGGCAGAGATCAATCCAGCAAGTGCCCATGAGTACCAGTACCCACCAATG ATGTCCAGTTCATCTTCCCTGGAATCCAGTTTCTTCACCCACAGTTCTGGCATTGCTGACCCTCCACCTCCCACAGAAGAGACTTTTGTCAGTGTCGAGGATAAAGATGAGCACTTGAGTCCTCACCAGTTTTGA